A region of the Sarcophilus harrisii chromosome 3, mSarHar1.11, whole genome shotgun sequence genome:
AAAATGacttacacagaaaaaaaaattatatagaaaaccTTATCAGGTATTTGTCTAGTTGGAAGAGGAGGTAAGCCAATTATTTATCAAGAATAAAAGACCACATATGGACAGACCAAGATATTAagatatctatcaatatttatcaGTAATTTTAATACTAGCTACTTATattaaaagaaacagagaaagccCTCAGAACATCAGGTAGAACTTGAAAGGAGATTTTTACAAAAGGAcataatgaaaaattcagagaccAAGAAGGTAAGGAAAGGTTATAATATGTATTTTGGTGAGAGGAATAATTATACTGGTCAGATAATAGATTCAACAATGAACATTTAGTATGTGCAATGTGAGCAGAACTATCCCTAGAGTATAATGAATAGGGGTGCCCATTCTGGGCTCCATGACTTAAGTGATCCTCAGTACTgttctgtaattttctcataTCTCCTCAAGATTTCCCTGACATCATTCCCTGAATGCTCTCAACTGAGAGACTTGACACTTACCTCCCAGGAGCCATTAACTAAAAGGTTTCCTATCTTCCCTCCTCATCTCACGTCACTCAAAGATCTTCACCCActgtcttctccttctctcccatctCAGATGAAGAAGCGACATTCCTTCTTGTTAAAGCAAACTCCTTACATGTACCTTTGATTACATGCCCCTCCTATTTTGTTCAGTATTGCCACTATCATCCtcactttttttaatctttattctctCCCCATCTACAGACTCTGCCCCTACTGTCTAAAAACACTTATCTCTGTATCTTTATAAAACCCTTACTTGAACCCATCTAGCTAGTTTTTATCcttcatctatttttctcttttaagtttcTTGAAAAAAAGTTCTAAGGTACGTTTTGTCATTTGATATTATCTCTTTTCTAAACCCTCTACAATCTGTTTTCTAAtttcatcattcaaatgaaattgctcttcaaaactactgatgatttttaaagttttatttattttattattcattaatggaataaaacaaacatttctataacatagaattatgaaaaagaagaTTGCACTGCAAATCTATTGTGtagaacttttaaatatataatatataaaacttcGATATAAcgatatatatgaaaatatatacaaatataataaaagcatgtgaaatttctttttgttcctttttttcccctcctccaacCCTGGAGATGGCtgccattagatacaaatatgtatatacataaaattattccatccatacttctatttatatgttcattctctggatgcagatagaatCTTTCTTCACATGTCagttgtagttaatttgggtatttatagtagtcaaaatgacttagtcactcaaagttgtttttaaacaatattgctattactgtatacaatgtccatttggttctgttcattttactcttcattatgtTGTGCAAGTCTATccttgtttttctaagatcactgagcCCATAATTTCTTAATTAcacttttttaaatcttcaatcttcatccttcttgatttttctgcatttgacatatttgatcattttctcttccaccattctcttgtcttctctcagctttttaaaaattaattcatattgttttttttttttaatttctcctcctctcttttggAGAGCTATCTTatataaaaaaagagtaaaactaATCAATACATCAAAAAGTATCTGACTACATATACAATGGTCTTCACCATCTTCTCAAGGATTTTCAGGGAgatgtggtggtggtggggaggatatcttcaaaatctcttctttggggctaTGCTTATTCGTTGTAATTTcacaatattcatatttattttatggttccatttacattgttgtagtcattgcatatgttgtttttttgattctacttacttcattctatatcagttcaCGCAactctttccatgcttctttttattcatcatattcataatttcaaaaTTCATACAGCAAAGTAAAATTCCTTATATTACTGTATCACAAGATGTGtaaccattcccaaattgatagaTATCTACTTGTTTccattctttgctaccagaaaaagtgttgctataaatattttgtagtaTATGGAGACATTGTGCTTAGTAATTATATCTAATATACTTAGTAGTAGAATCTTTGTATcaaaatgtatatatagtttGAATTATACAATAAACTATAATAAAGTAAGCATCTTTTTGCAGATAATTTCCAGATTTATATTACAATCCTGAGCTAGAATCTTGTGTCACTAATTGACTAATTGTGTCACTAATGTCTTTTAGGCTTCCCATTCCAAgcttcttttcttccaaatttctctattacttttaGGGCATTACCATCTTCCTAATCACCAAGGCTCAAAACTTTAATATAATCACCTCACTCTTATTCATCCCACATTACACAATCTTTTGCCAAATCTTATCACctttatcttcacaacatctaTCATATCTGTCCTTTTCTCTTATAAAAACCACCAGGGTCACTATGTGGCTCAATGGACAGAGTATCAAGCCttaagtcagaaaaactcatctttctaaattcaaatctgagctcagacatttactagctgtataagcttagacaagtcacttaagcctttctgacttcttttaccatttgaaCCAGCATATAGATATGGCAAGATGGAAGTTAAAGACTGTTTTGCAATAATTTACTATTGATAATATCCTAGTGGGCCTCTGGAATCTTTTAAGTAGAAAAATTATATGGTTAAGTATTTGATATAGGAAACTTCCCTTATCAATTCTTTAGAAAAATGGATTGGAAGGGGGAGAGGTTTGAAGTAGGAATGCCATATCTTTGCTCATAGTATAGGGGATCTTAAACttattttgtgtcatggacccatTTATCAGTTTGATGAAATTAGaattatttagaattattttagaatgtttaaatacatgaaataaaattgacaggattaaaaataagtttacattttcttcctatCTAAATTAGTAGATGCCTAAACTCTATCCATTGTCCCTGTGAGAGGTCAATTAGTCTCAAGTTAAGAATTCCTGTTTTAGCCTTttggataattttcattttttgttattatcaGGCAGAAAAAGTCctccaaatactttttaaattgatataattaatttcctCATACCTGCTGTTAACTCAAAAAGCTAAGTGAACTTTGATCAAGTTTTACCAAAAGCAAACCTTACCaatatttaccaaaaataatcttttaaaaagttgtgAGTCACTTAATAATAATGCTCAACACTATTTCATGGTGAAAGCAGGTCTaagaaagtattttattattgatcacaacaGATTAAAGAGAAGATTCTTGAAATACTCCAAATCGAAACATTCTTATTCATTAATACAATTTTTTGATGATTGCAGGTATTGGTGCCAGTCCCTATGTGATGAATTGCAATGTGACAATTGATTCTCAAGATTTGGCTACTGGAAAAAAGATTGCAAGTGTGATCAGAGGCTCCAATGTGGACGGACTAAGGGGCGTTCAAGCTATGGCTTTTCCTCATGATGGAAAAATTGAAATTGCTTGTAATGTGGAGAGTTTTGAAGATCAAAAGCCTATAGAAAactcaaaatatataacatactGTATTCTTGAGCatcattatttttacatttctcctcaatttctagaggctaaaattaaaaagctagCTCATGATCAGGGAATTGGTATCATTGGAACAGCATTGGTTGGGTTTACACCTCAGGAGTGTAAAGATTGTGCTGAATATGCTCTAAGGGAAAAGATTGGAGAATTCTGGAAGAAACGGGAAGGCATTTTCATGTGATTCCAGCAAATGCTGCTTTTGTATTAAATGAAAAGTGGAAGCCTCTATCAAACCCTTTCTTTATTCAATAAAACTTGCAGAGGTTGGATTGTAATTGCAATAAAAAAATGGTatctttaaatatcaaacaaaaaaTGACCTTGTGATTTTGCTGTGATTATCAGGAATACTTAACTACTACATGGCAGTTATGAAAGatcttgagagagaaaaaaatcagttcttgGGGGAAAATTACATATAcgcattttatatgtgtgtatatgtatatataatatacatacatgtagatGGATGTATatgatatctatgtatatagatatctatacatacaaatatatacaattaagCCCTAATTAACatgaataaaggcaaaaatagacaTTATTTGTTTACTTAATTGTTCATTTTGAAACACCTATCAGATTAATAAAACTTTCTGCTTCCAGCAGGTTCTCAGTACCTTCCAACATTACATGTTGTGTTGAATAAAGAGATGCTCTTGGAAATAAGagagacatggattcaaattttgtGTCTGACTTTTATTTCCTGTATGACTATAGACAAATCACCTTTAAActctttgagtttcagtttcttcacttattaAAGAAATAGTAAAGCATGGAATACTTGTTTTACAGGGTTGTTGTAgtatttaaagataaatatatgtaAGAACATTTTGTGAGACTTAAAATATTGTAACTATGTATAGGACATAAAAAGGAAATGTGCCTTAAGATTACCTAAATCAGAGCCATAATTAGGAATTCTAACACATGGCCAGATATACGTGAAAGATGGAGGTACTTCAGGTTTGATCACTTCTGTGTGGGCGAGAAGTACTGACTACAGAAATTACAGAAGTTGAGGAGATAGTGTTTGAAAGTCCAGGGATTGGAGTGGAATATGAGACAGCCAGTTTCGGACATAACTGTCAAAGAGACTGAGTAGTCTGAAAAGATATGTAagtgatggggcagctaggtggctcagtggatagagcaccagccctgaaatcaggaggacctgagatcaaatccattatcagacacttaacacttcctagctgtgtgaccttgggcaagtcacttaaccccaattgtctcaggaaaaaaaaaaagatatgcaagTGATAGCAAACAGATAGATTAAAGTGGTTGCTGAGTGAAGATGGCAAAAAGGTCTGAAATGAGGAGCAAGGAATATGTCAATTTCTCTTCCCAATATTGAATCAAGGAGTTGTGGTAGTAAGAACAGTACCAAAGGAGGTGATATGTATCCTCTTCAGGAAGCATATCAGAAGGTGAAGGATTATGAAAGCcagtacaaatatttattaaatatttactaggagggatataaagaaaggcttaAAACGtggtccctactctcaaggaactcacattctaataaaggagacaatatgcaaacaattgtgtatagtatgtgtgtgtgagtgtgtgtgtgtgtgtgtgtgtgtgtgatgtctAGCATATTCCAGAAGGACTAGCATCTCTAGTGTGAGGTCTTGCCAAGCCCATTCAAGGCTGCTCATCTATCTTtgatggctccaagaagctgtagcatgtgtaGCAGCCACCACTCAGTAAACATTCtaggcagatgggctaaaccaggttaagGGGTAATCAAAAGGCTGCAAGACTGTTGGGAAGTTAAGAGCATATCTCTCCAAGCTTGTGAAGACTTTCTCTggcagaatgggtggatgagaacaatttattccattgGCCGTGAAGACAGCTGAAGCAGGAAGAACAGAATGCTTAAAGCCTGGCCAGACATCAAAAACACCCAAGTTATCTGCTTTATCTGTGGGCTTCcatgactctgaaagagagaatgaagctgatgactttgtgctactctgcctcacttaaatccagttcacagaGGAGTCAAGACATCACACCATGATCTCACTGGTCCTTGTcaaagaaggacaaacaatatatgtgtgtatatatgtaaatatatatatatacatatagtataatatattttattatactatatgtatatatgcatatatataataatacatattatacataatgCCAGTATaatcatatatgttatatataatgacataggtatatataatagtgaatatatatatatatatatatatatatatatatatatacatacggAGAGACAGAAGTGACCTCAGAAGATAGGATTTAACTTGAGTTTTCAAAGAAGACAAGAggcaggggagagaaaggagaacattCTAAGCATGGAAGACAGTCAATGAAAAGTCAAAGAGTTGTGAAAGAGCCATGTTGGAATGAAATTTAACAATCAAAATACTTTTGTTAAGTATTTGTTGTCTATGGAAATTATACATTATCCTGGAAGAAGGGAGGGCTGAGGAGTATAGAGCATGGGGACATAAATCCCTAATTGTCCCATACTAATTAAAGCTTTGGATATTATTGCTATCTTTGGCCACTAATGAACTATAATtcctataataatagtaataatatctagcattcaTAACTCtagagtttgcaaagcattttaaaatattttattttatccacatTAAGACATGTCctataattaatatcattttacagatgaggaaactaaagttgaGAGAGGTTACATGGTTTTCCATGTAGCAGAGTTAATAAATAGGATAGCagagttaataaatatctgaggctagatttaaattcaggtcttcctgaccccaactCTAGGAATTTATCTAGAATACTATGCTACCTAGTTGCTAATCAGATTACTGGGATTGAGTCAGGTCATCTTTAGGATAGATGATTATCTTATTTTAATACACACTTAGATAGATATAGTATTCAGAAACCATTAAAATATAGAGGGTTTTTCAAATATACTTTAATCGATCTAGTTTTCAGAAATCATTGAAATGTAGAGGGTTTTCATAGGCTAAGTAGTATGATTCTCTTAATAATATAACTTAGCACAACTCAGAACAGCATAACCATTGCTAGGGAATGTAGTAGGCAGGACTCTCAAACCTCGGGTTGCATtatatgacttctgaggtccctccaTTCCAACTCTGTAATTTTATGATTGAGGGGTGGGGAGAGCTGTAAAAAATActccattttctattttcatattttcatatcctTCATTATAGTATTTTATGTACTCTGGTGGTAATCTTGAGAGCAGGGTTTGTCTTATGTTTAGGGTTCATATTGGGatctattacattaaaaaaaacataacagcacctttaaaaatgatttaaggtTTACAGCCCAATAAATAATTATGGACTGGTTGAGTTTTAAAAAACTACTTTGTTCATCACTACCATGCGAAGTAGGTAGTATAagtctaatttatccccattttacagttaagtgacttgctcatagtccCTCAGCTTATAGTCCCTAAGCTTCCCTCAGGAAGCATCAGAATTGGGACTAAACCAAGGTTTTCTATCTCTCAGAATTTATGTCATTGGCTGTGCTGCTTCTCATAATGATCATGCTTGTGAACATGATTTTTAAGTTGGATATCtacagatagatagagatagattaGTTTCCCTAGCCACCTAGAACAGTATCTAGCATGTAGTACATACTGAACAAAGGCTTGttaaattgattgattaattttatATGATGTGGAATATATAAATGGGAAAGCTGAGTGATGAAGTAATGCATTACTATTGGGTAAGGAGAATGGCATTTGTTGGAAGAAACTTCAGGAAAAAGAAGCCAACATGTGAAGCACATGTTGTTGTGACAATTAGTGTctttaaagtgctttgaaatcttTGGAGATATTCTGTAAATGCATAGAATTTGTATTGAAATCCTTAGAGATAGTCTGTAAATACACAAAATTTGTATTGAATTGTACTCATGATTTTCCATGGTGCTCCTGTCTAGCCATAAATGAATGGAATTTCATGATGGACTTTTTGATCACCTTTGTTTAGCAAGAAAGATTACAAAATTGTCTGGTAACAGCACATGATGTGAATTTGTTTGAAGGGACTACAAAAGAAGATGAGCTCATTTATTccttagtattttattatttacccTAATGTTCTGTATGTTTTGTATTTAAGCTTTGGACCCAACCACTTGGTTTTCTTGCCAGaattgtgatttttgttttcttttgattatttatcattataaggaaaaagtgaaaggaaaaacaatgaaacacTTCATGATATCTGAGTACTTGTCATGTGTGCTCTTAGTTGTGAGGTGTGAAGTGCCTTTCCCATTTGACTGGATAGGTCAGTGTGCTTCTGTGTATAACATATAGGGAGGTGTGACACCTGATTTTCTTCTCCTCTATCAATTCTTTGCAGACGTTGCAGGGCTACAAACTTTTTCTCAATATTTGAAGTCATTTATTTGAGCTTAGTATAAAAATCATatccaatcatatatatatatgtgtatatatatatatatatatatatatatatataagttaatCTACTTTTTTGATGACTTTCAATGATGATCAGATTCTGTGAATGCCCACATCAATGCATACCAATGCTTTTTGAAGAAGCAGATCCTGTTAGAATATAAATCAATGATTCCTTTAGAAAATGTAATCTGTAGCtcaaagcatttataaagtagataaagtttcctttttctattcatttcttgaTTTGACCTCACTTATTGCATGTGACCTTTAgatgtacttatttatttaaacaaacaaatcctTTCATCAAACTGAAAATTTGAAGCAATtgtgtttaaattttaaacttcTAAGATTGATGGAAACTAATTACAATTCAAGGTTTTCTttagaatttgcattttaaaattacatttaaaattgcatttaaatttaaaaattacattagcTTATTATTTTTGGGTCATAAAtaatagaattttgaaaaaaaacagtAGATCACTAAATTATACCTcacccctttttccttctcttttcctcttttccctttcattttatcttcactatATTTCTCTAGAAAATCTCCTTATTCCAACTCTCCATTCTTTAAGACTTCTATGGTTGTATGGAGATGTTAACAGCTCTATCCACACAGATCTGGAAGGGTGAAATGAATTTAGATTTAATATCATAATGATTATCCTACTTGGTCTGGCATTTAGCAAGGATTGTGAATGTGGGAGAAAATCCATTGAAATGAACTGATCATTGATATATACCCTACCCCATATTAAGTGCTGATATAAAAAGGCTAAAATAACTCTAAgcctaattctttcttctttttttttcttcatttgggcATGAAATGGGTATTATATGGAAGATGGAATCATCCCACTTAGTTCTCTATGCCTTTCACTTCATTTTGCTCCCCATTTGTGGCCATGCCAGAACAAAATCAAATTGACATGGACAAAATAGAGAATTTATTCTTTACCAAT
Encoded here:
- the FTCDNL1 gene encoding formiminotransferase N-terminal subdomain-containing protein isoform X2, which encodes MSSSRLGLRLAACLLNISEARRKNVVEKIAKAALFEENGKEHSEVTVLNIFSDYDYNRSVITIAGPVENLVNSVIAACVEAFQVIDMEVQEGIHPCLGAVDLIPIYPLFGVGVKECGMVARSIGASPYVMNCNVTIDSQDLATGKKIASVIRGSNVDGLRGVQAMAFPHDGKIEIACNVESFEDQKPIENSKYITYCILEHHYFYISPQFLEAKIKKLAHDQGIGIIGTALVGFTPQECKDCAEYALREKIGEFWKKREGIFM